From the genome of Methanobacterium petrolearium, one region includes:
- a CDS encoding 3-methyl-2-oxobutanoate dehydrogenase subunit VorB, producing the protein MTIQLIKGNTAVIIGAMYAGCDCFFGYPITPASEILHEASLYFPQVGRKFVQAESEEASINMVYGAAAAGHRVMTASSGPGISLMQEGFSFLAGAELPCVIVDIMRAGPGLGNIGPEQGDYNQVVKGGGHGNYYNIVLAPNSVQEMCDLTIKAFQLAEKYRNPAVVLADGVLGQMVERLQFPQETLKPVYDESWAVRGNHETRENLVTSIFLDFNQLEDFNYRIQDKYQDIRENEVDYEEYQMEDAEIILVAYGISSRVARSAVDQARLDGIKAGLFRPKTLFPFPEEKLREIATNENCQFLSVEMSNGQMKEDITLAIGCKRPVELVNRMGGNLIDQKSITDKIHEMAGDN; encoded by the coding sequence ATGACTATCCAGCTAATTAAAGGAAACACCGCCGTTATAATTGGGGCAATGTACGCTGGTTGTGACTGTTTCTTCGGTTATCCTATTACACCAGCTTCGGAAATCCTCCACGAAGCTTCATTATACTTCCCGCAAGTTGGAAGGAAATTCGTGCAGGCAGAATCAGAAGAAGCCTCTATAAACATGGTTTACGGAGCAGCCGCAGCTGGCCATAGAGTCATGACAGCCTCTTCAGGACCCGGAATCAGTCTTATGCAGGAAGGATTCTCTTTCCTAGCAGGAGCAGAACTGCCCTGTGTTATTGTGGATATCATGAGAGCAGGACCTGGTTTGGGAAACATAGGGCCGGAACAGGGAGATTACAATCAGGTGGTGAAGGGAGGAGGCCATGGGAATTATTATAACATTGTCCTGGCTCCCAACTCAGTGCAGGAAATGTGTGATCTTACCATAAAAGCATTCCAACTGGCAGAAAAGTACCGTAACCCAGCAGTGGTTCTGGCGGATGGAGTACTGGGGCAAATGGTGGAACGCCTACAATTTCCACAGGAAACTCTAAAACCAGTTTACGATGAATCATGGGCAGTCCGAGGCAACCATGAAACCCGTGAAAACCTAGTAACCAGCATATTCCTTGATTTTAATCAGTTAGAGGACTTTAACTATCGTATTCAGGATAAATACCAGGATATCAGGGAGAATGAGGTGGATTACGAGGAATACCAGATGGAAGATGCTGAGATCATCCTGGTGGCCTATGGAATAAGCAGCCGTGTTGCCCGTTCAGCAGTGGACCAGGCCCGCCTGGATGGGATAAAAGCAGGACTGTTCCGTCCCAAAACATTATTCCCATTCCCTGAAGAAAAACTCCGGGAAATTGCCACCAATGAAAATTGCCAGTTTTTATCAGTAGAAATGAGCAACGGGCAGATGAAAGAGGATATAACTCTGGCAATAGGTTGTAAACGCCCGGTGGAACTGGTGAACCGTATGGGGGGAAACCTCATTGACCAGAAAAGTATCACAGACAAGATCCATGAAATGGCAGGTGACAACTGA
- a CDS encoding 4Fe-4S dicluster domain-containing protein, which yields MTNHKKEPYPVFNELECKACERCIIACREGVLEMSEDINERGYHYVVYKGKGCTGCGDCYYTCPEPLAVEVHIPRKSQNNHKNKFKNDKRDKEEEK from the coding sequence ATGACCAACCATAAAAAAGAACCATATCCAGTTTTCAATGAACTGGAATGCAAGGCCTGTGAGCGTTGCATAATTGCCTGTCGTGAAGGCGTGCTCGAAATGAGTGAAGACATTAATGAACGTGGTTATCATTATGTAGTTTATAAAGGGAAAGGATGCACTGGATGTGGAGACTGTTATTATACATGTCCTGAACCCCTGGCTGTAGAAGTTCACATACCACGAAAATCTCAAAACAACCATAAAAACAAGTTTAAAAATGATAAAAGGGATAAGGAGGAAGAAAAATGA
- a CDS encoding AMP-binding protein: MSSLLEKFVSKANFDSYQDFKDNFRIKTPENFNFAYDVVDEYARLYPEKVAMVWCNDDTDQIFTFKDMKEYSNRAANFFAQNGIKKGDKVMLTLKSRYEFWFCILGLHKLGAITIPATHMLKTRDIVYRVKNAGIKMVVCIAEDGVPDYFDQANQKLANTELVKVMVGNEDREGWLNFRKEIKKASPEFQRLTGDEGTENEDLALIYFSSGTTGLPKMVMHQHTYPLGHIITAKYWQNVVEDGLHYTVADTGWAKAMWGQIYGQWIAGTAVFVYDYERFDAAQMLEKSSHHGVTTFCAPPTIYRFLIKEDLSEYDFSTLKYAVTAGEPLNPEVYNKLYEFTGLRLMEGFGQTEIVVCIANFPWMKPRPGSMGKPSPGYDIQIMTPEGKECDVGEEGEIVIKTDDGRPPGLFCGYYREKEKTKAVWHDGIYHTGDTAWKDEDGYLWFVGRNDDMIKSSGYRIGPFEVESAVISHPAVLECAITGVPHPVRGQVVKATIVLTSGYEASPELAKEIQNHVKQVTAPYKYPRVVEFVDELPKTISGKIRRIEIREKDKKE; this comes from the coding sequence ATGTCATCTTTACTTGAAAAATTTGTTTCAAAGGCCAATTTTGACTCTTATCAGGATTTTAAGGATAATTTCCGTATAAAAACACCTGAAAACTTCAACTTTGCCTATGATGTGGTGGATGAATACGCTCGTCTGTACCCTGAAAAAGTTGCCATGGTATGGTGCAACGATGATACGGACCAAATATTCACCTTCAAAGACATGAAAGAATATTCAAACCGGGCAGCAAATTTTTTTGCCCAAAACGGGATAAAAAAAGGTGACAAAGTTATGCTCACCTTAAAAAGCCGTTACGAGTTCTGGTTCTGTATTTTGGGCCTGCACAAATTAGGGGCCATAACCATCCCTGCCACTCACATGCTCAAAACCAGAGATATCGTGTACCGTGTAAAAAATGCTGGTATCAAAATGGTGGTGTGCATAGCTGAAGATGGAGTGCCAGATTACTTTGACCAGGCCAACCAAAAATTGGCAAACACCGAGTTAGTGAAGGTAATGGTGGGCAATGAAGATAGAGAAGGATGGTTAAACTTCCGAAAAGAAATCAAAAAGGCATCCCCTGAATTCCAGCGTTTAACCGGTGATGAGGGTACCGAAAATGAAGATTTAGCTTTGATCTACTTTTCATCAGGGACCACTGGCCTGCCCAAGATGGTCATGCACCAGCATACCTACCCCCTGGGCCATATAATAACTGCAAAGTACTGGCAAAATGTTGTAGAAGACGGATTGCACTACACTGTAGCGGACACTGGCTGGGCCAAGGCAATGTGGGGTCAAATATATGGCCAGTGGATTGCAGGCACCGCAGTATTTGTGTATGACTATGAACGGTTTGATGCAGCCCAAATGCTGGAAAAATCATCACACCATGGAGTTACCACGTTCTGTGCACCCCCTACCATTTACCGCTTCCTTATAAAAGAAGATCTCTCAGAGTACGACTTTTCAACCCTTAAATATGCAGTTACCGCAGGAGAACCCCTAAACCCTGAAGTTTACAATAAACTTTACGAATTCACAGGACTAAGGTTAATGGAAGGATTCGGACAGACAGAAATTGTGGTCTGTATTGCCAACTTCCCCTGGATGAAACCCCGTCCAGGGTCCATGGGGAAACCCTCTCCAGGATATGACATCCAAATTATGACTCCAGAAGGTAAAGAATGCGATGTGGGTGAAGAAGGAGAGATCGTGATAAAAACTGATGATGGCAGGCCACCAGGATTATTCTGTGGATATTACAGGGAAAAAGAGAAAACAAAGGCTGTCTGGCACGATGGAATTTACCACACTGGAGACACCGCTTGGAAAGATGAAGATGGCTACCTCTGGTTCGTGGGACGTAACGATGACATGATAAAAAGTTCAGGATATCGTATCGGACCATTTGAAGTAGAAAGTGCAGTAATATCTCATCCAGCAGTATTAGAATGTGCCATAACTGGAGTTCCACATCCAGTAAGGGGACAAGTGGTAAAAGCCACCATAGTGTTAACAAGTGGTTATGAAGCATCTCCTGAATTGGCTAAAGAAATTCAAAACCATGTTAAACAGGTCACTGCTCCTTATAAGTACCCGAGGGTGGTGGAATTTGTGGATGAACTGCCTAAAACCATTAGTGGTAAAATCAGAAGGATAGAAATCCGAGAAAAGGATAAAAAAGAGTAA
- a CDS encoding 2-oxoacid:acceptor oxidoreductase subunit alpha — protein MVFLSEKEDISLVLCGEAGQGIQTVEAILAQAIKQSGYHIFSTKEYMSRVRGGQNSTEIRVSSHRVASYVNQIDILLALSSGAIKHLKNRISGDTLIIGDPEHLKNVKEEFIFLEHGENTDNFIEIPLMETAQEIGGLIFANVIAAGFISSILNIPKEIFDGLISDMFTRKGAKILENDLKAGEAGYQMGRELMESKSELIQVSLSGQSEVRDELLMNGTDAVGFGCLVGNCRFMSSYPMTPSTPLQNFLASNAHEFEIVYEQAEDEIAAINMALGASYAGARSIVATSGSGFALMGEAVGLAGMIETPLVIYIAQRPGPAVGLPTRTSQEDLNLALYSGPGEFPRIIFAPGKLEDAFTLTQKAFNLAEKYQIPVFILSDQYFVDCYYNIPSLPLEDDENEDYLVKTVPEYQRYLITHDGVTPRGIPGYGDGLVVVDSDEHDEEGHITENLDLRTQMVDKRLKKIEQIKEDAVPPELVGPDDYRELVLGWGSTYWPIREALENILESDKEKKISFLHMKQAYPFHRSVVKYLENAEDVIIFENNAQGQLANLIKLETGFEIQEKVLKYNGMPFSVEEVERNLKRFMGIENLDTSGGKEGSQ, from the coding sequence ATGGTTTTTTTATCAGAAAAGGAAGATATTTCCCTGGTTTTGTGTGGTGAAGCAGGGCAGGGAATTCAGACTGTGGAAGCGATACTGGCTCAGGCTATTAAACAGAGTGGTTACCATATTTTTTCCACCAAAGAATACATGTCACGGGTCAGGGGAGGACAGAACTCTACAGAAATAAGAGTATCATCCCACCGAGTTGCTTCATATGTTAACCAGATTGATATTTTACTAGCACTTAGCTCTGGAGCCATAAAACATCTTAAAAACAGAATATCTGGTGATACTTTAATAATAGGTGATCCAGAACATCTTAAAAATGTAAAAGAAGAGTTCATTTTCCTGGAACATGGTGAGAATACTGATAATTTTATTGAGATCCCTCTAATGGAAACTGCTCAGGAAATCGGAGGACTCATATTTGCCAATGTAATAGCAGCAGGATTTATATCAAGCATCTTGAACATTCCTAAAGAGATATTTGACGGGCTTATCAGTGACATGTTCACTCGAAAAGGTGCTAAAATACTGGAAAATGATTTGAAAGCAGGGGAAGCAGGTTACCAGATGGGTAGAGAGTTAATGGAATCTAAATCAGAGTTGATTCAAGTTTCGCTCTCTGGTCAGTCAGAAGTTCGTGATGAACTTTTAATGAATGGGACTGATGCTGTGGGATTTGGTTGTTTGGTTGGAAACTGCAGATTCATGTCTTCATATCCCATGACTCCATCCACTCCACTTCAGAATTTCCTGGCCAGTAATGCCCATGAATTTGAAATAGTATATGAACAGGCAGAAGATGAGATAGCAGCCATAAACATGGCTCTGGGAGCATCTTATGCAGGGGCACGGAGCATTGTGGCCACATCAGGCAGTGGATTTGCCCTAATGGGTGAAGCCGTAGGTTTGGCTGGAATGATAGAAACTCCCCTAGTTATTTACATTGCCCAAAGGCCTGGTCCGGCTGTAGGACTTCCCACCCGAACCAGTCAGGAAGACCTGAACCTGGCACTCTATTCTGGGCCTGGCGAATTTCCCCGAATTATATTTGCACCAGGAAAACTGGAAGATGCATTCACATTAACTCAAAAAGCATTTAATCTGGCTGAAAAATACCAGATCCCGGTTTTCATTTTATCAGACCAGTACTTTGTAGATTGTTATTATAACATTCCATCCCTCCCACTGGAAGATGATGAAAATGAAGATTATCTGGTTAAAACCGTTCCAGAATATCAGCGCTATCTCATCACCCATGATGGTGTCACTCCACGGGGAATACCAGGATATGGCGATGGATTGGTGGTTGTTGACTCAGATGAGCATGATGAAGAGGGACACATCACTGAAAACCTGGATTTAAGGACCCAGATGGTTGATAAAAGGTTAAAAAAAATTGAACAAATCAAGGAGGATGCTGTTCCCCCTGAACTTGTGGGTCCAGATGATTACAGGGAACTGGTGTTGGGATGGGGTTCCACCTACTGGCCCATCAGAGAGGCCCTAGAAAATATTCTTGAAAGTGATAAGGAAAAGAAAATAAGTTTCCTCCATATGAAACAGGCCTATCCATTCCATAGATCAGTGGTTAAATATCTGGAAAATGCGGAAGATGTTATAATATTTGAGAACAATGCCCAGGGACAACTTGCTAACCTTATAAAACTTGAAACTGGTTTTGAAATACAGGAAAAAGTTTTAAAGTACAATGGAATGCCATTTTCGGTGGAAGAAGTGGAAAGGAATCTTAAAAGATTTATGGGTATTGAAAACCTTGATACTTCCGGTGGCAAGGAGGGGTCTCAATGA
- a CDS encoding 2-oxoacid:acceptor oxidoreductase family protein, producing MDDKQREQITLDEKIIKKPESMLDKYYRKGGSAPTATHYCPGCGHGILHKLIGEAMDDLGIQDRAVMTSPVGCAVFAYYYFDCGHVQVAHGRAPAVGTGLSRAEEDAVVMLYQGDGDLASIGLNETIQAANRGEKMAVFFVNNTVYGMTGGQMAPTTLVGEVTVTCPTGRDPHYMGYPLHMSELLDNLDAPVFIERVSVSDPKHIRKAKIAVRKALEVQRDGKGYAFVEVLSPCPTNLRMDAQGAENFVNNEMTKEFPLKNFRDKRKETEPLCRASSDFSQESLNEIFEVQEGNSWEAKDDPSFQRKVVRIAGFGGQGVLSMGLTLAQAACNDQRHVSWYPSYGPEQRGGTSDCTVVISGEIIGSPVLETSDGLVAMNQPSLEKFASKVREGGIIIYESSIGEFESPEGLRTLAIPARKIAKEHGVKRAANTAMLGVIMELGLTGLPEHVFTEAVEHTFRRKPKLVPANLEILEAGAKWARETFKT from the coding sequence ATGGATGATAAACAGAGGGAACAGATCACCCTGGATGAGAAAATCATCAAAAAACCGGAATCCATGCTGGATAAATATTATCGTAAAGGGGGAAGTGCTCCCACTGCCACTCATTACTGTCCAGGGTGTGGTCATGGGATACTGCACAAACTCATAGGTGAGGCCATGGATGATCTGGGAATACAGGACCGTGCAGTTATGACCAGCCCAGTGGGATGTGCAGTATTTGCATACTACTATTTTGACTGTGGACATGTACAAGTCGCACACGGCCGAGCACCAGCAGTAGGAACTGGACTATCCCGTGCAGAAGAAGATGCTGTAGTAATGTTATATCAGGGAGATGGAGACCTGGCATCCATAGGACTGAATGAAACTATCCAGGCTGCCAACCGTGGAGAAAAAATGGCTGTTTTCTTTGTGAACAACACGGTTTATGGAATGACCGGAGGGCAGATGGCACCCACCACCCTGGTGGGAGAAGTTACCGTAACCTGCCCAACAGGTAGAGACCCTCATTACATGGGATACCCTCTGCACATGTCAGAATTACTGGACAATCTGGATGCGCCTGTATTCATTGAACGTGTCTCTGTTTCAGACCCAAAACACATCCGTAAAGCCAAAATAGCGGTTCGAAAAGCCCTGGAAGTTCAGAGGGATGGTAAAGGTTATGCTTTTGTTGAAGTACTTTCCCCTTGCCCCACCAACCTGAGAATGGATGCTCAGGGAGCTGAAAATTTTGTTAACAATGAAATGACCAAAGAATTCCCCTTAAAAAACTTCCGAGACAAGAGAAAAGAAACAGAACCCCTGTGCAGGGCAAGCAGTGATTTTTCACAGGAATCATTAAACGAAATCTTTGAAGTCCAGGAAGGTAATTCATGGGAGGCAAAGGATGATCCTTCCTTCCAGAGGAAGGTAGTGCGTATTGCAGGATTTGGAGGTCAGGGAGTTTTAAGCATGGGCCTCACACTGGCCCAGGCAGCATGTAATGACCAGCGACATGTATCTTGGTATCCATCTTATGGACCAGAACAGAGAGGAGGCACATCAGACTGTACTGTGGTTATTTCTGGTGAAATCATAGGATCCCCTGTCCTGGAAACCTCCGATGGTTTGGTGGCAATGAACCAGCCTTCACTGGAAAAATTCGCCTCCAAAGTTAGGGAAGGTGGAATTATCATCTATGAAAGCAGTATAGGTGAGTTTGAATCTCCTGAAGGTCTCAGAACTCTGGCTATACCTGCTCGTAAAATTGCCAAGGAACACGGTGTGAAAAGAGCAGCCAACACAGCCATGTTAGGGGTTATAATGGAATTGGGATTAACAGGACTTCCTGAACACGTTTTCACCGAGGCAGTTGAGCACACCTTCCGCAGAAAACCTAAACTGGTACCAGCCAACCTGGAAATACTGGAAGCCGGTGCAAAATGGGCACGGGAAACTTTTAAAACATAA
- a CDS encoding adenosine-specific kinase — MELDIKMVKLEVPEDCNLILGQSHFIKTVEDLYEAIVNTVPQAEFGLSFGEASGDCKVRTAGNNEELKNLAGKKMLEMACGHSFLIFLRNAFPINLTQRIKDVPEVVNLFCATANPVQVLIVESKQGRGIIGVIDGFKPSTLETEEDIAWRQKFLRDIGYKL, encoded by the coding sequence ATGGAACTTGATATTAAAATGGTTAAATTAGAAGTACCAGAAGATTGCAATCTAATTTTAGGTCAAAGTCACTTTATAAAAACTGTTGAAGACCTCTATGAAGCCATAGTAAATACTGTACCACAGGCAGAGTTCGGACTATCATTTGGAGAGGCTTCAGGAGACTGTAAAGTAAGAACTGCGGGGAACAACGAAGAATTGAAGAACTTAGCCGGGAAAAAAATGTTAGAAATGGCCTGTGGCCACAGTTTCCTAATTTTCCTCCGTAATGCTTTCCCAATTAACCTCACCCAAAGAATTAAAGATGTTCCTGAGGTGGTAAACCTTTTTTGTGCCACGGCCAACCCAGTTCAGGTGTTGATTGTGGAAAGTAAACAGGGAAGAGGGATAATCGGAGTTATCGATGGTTTTAAACCTAGTACTCTGGAGACAGAAGAAGACATAGCCTGGAGACAGAAGTTTCTCCGAGACATTGGATATAAATTATGA
- the afpA gene encoding archaeoflavoprotein AfpA — translation MNKKRKIAWGITGSGEKLVETVEIMQQMRDEYHKLFDIRVFISKAGDQVLKYYNLSNTLETKFDKTWTEINSNAPFLAGQIQLGKYEFLLVAPATSNTVAKISLRIADTLLTNASIMGQKTNTPLYIMPTDFREGIVTTKLPNGKDLELTITREDAEHVERLATMESTTAFESPEEIPAIFEKHANQLK, via the coding sequence ATGAATAAAAAAAGAAAAATTGCCTGGGGGATTACTGGAAGCGGTGAAAAACTGGTGGAAACTGTGGAAATCATGCAACAGATGCGGGATGAGTACCATAAACTTTTCGATATACGTGTATTCATTTCCAAGGCGGGAGATCAAGTTTTAAAATATTACAATCTTTCTAACACATTAGAGACGAAATTTGACAAAACATGGACTGAAATAAATTCAAACGCCCCTTTTCTAGCCGGACAGATTCAACTGGGAAAATATGAGTTTCTCCTGGTTGCTCCAGCAACATCTAACACAGTTGCCAAGATTTCTCTTCGTATTGCCGACACTTTACTTACCAACGCATCCATTATGGGCCAGAAAACAAACACACCACTATATATCATGCCCACAGACTTTAGAGAGGGTATAGTTACCACTAAACTTCCTAATGGAAAAGATTTAGAGTTAACCATAACTAGGGAGGATGCAGAACACGTGGAAAGATTGGCAACAATGGAAAGTACCACTGCCTTTGAATCTCCTGAAGAAATACCGGCCATATTTGAAAAACACGCCAATCAACTTAAATAA
- a CDS encoding helix-turn-helix domain-containing protein: MKEKMKEIGLRITELRKLSDLEVQDMADHLEISRETYQEYEEGKKDIPASILYEIAHKLQVDMGLLLTGEETRMHIFSVTRKGKGVEVGRRKQYKYENLAEKFIHKKAEPFIVTAEPKNGNTKPDTNSHPGQEFDYVLEGVLRIYIHDNEIILKEGDSIFFDSSYEHAMEALENKPAKFLAVVM, translated from the coding sequence ATGAAAGAGAAGATGAAGGAAATTGGGCTGCGAATAACTGAACTTCGAAAGTTATCGGACCTGGAAGTTCAGGATATGGCAGATCACCTTGAAATATCCAGAGAAACTTACCAGGAATACGAAGAAGGGAAAAAAGACATCCCCGCCAGTATTCTATATGAAATCGCTCATAAACTGCAAGTGGATATGGGGTTACTTTTAACTGGAGAAGAAACCAGGATGCACATATTTAGCGTAACTCGAAAGGGAAAAGGAGTAGAAGTAGGGCGTAGAAAACAATACAAATACGAAAATCTAGCTGAAAAATTCATACATAAAAAAGCCGAACCATTCATAGTCACTGCAGAACCTAAAAATGGAAATACAAAACCAGACACCAATTCACATCCAGGACAAGAGTTCGACTACGTTCTAGAAGGTGTGCTTAGAATTTATATTCACGACAATGAGATCATACTCAAAGAAGGAGATTCAATCTTCTTTGATTCATCATATGAACATGCCATGGAAGCCTTGGAAAACAAACCAGCAAAATTCCTGGCCGTTGTAATGTAA
- a CDS encoding glycosyltransferase family 39 protein, translating to MDVSINSNKINRILVLTPAIVALCIALLPTLKYQLPLSWDVYYHIHMAKLYFYQGFTFWDAVTYAPFGRPIYYPPLFHVLLVLLGQVFNGDFLFAARVIQPLLAFSVVFSFTYLAYRVYGLSVSFVSGFLIIMSLAFHRFMLPIPESLALIFFSLSLCCYYLSLQSVGVKYGVTAGILAGMALLTHPSSALILIMVVSAYSLLLKLSRNAEKDYNLTNFWYFILSALLIAAPWWAPLLLNYGYIANFPTVITPISDYPRLFGIISLIFALWGVYILIKRRNKGDLLVLIWLISLLALSQIYLLGINILNDRILNFAVLPMVLTASLGINYFKKKNRLVFNVLTLFIIVLAVLFGFLAADNSKPYPSPSQIEMSHWFENNGDGTSVIMANDSALEPVILAFSGQPVAGGGYGAAKIKELDRQKYMKFQYTWEDLKKDRVGYLILNHHQKSPPYSELVYQNQDYKIFRIKNN from the coding sequence ATGGATGTTTCAATTAATTCAAATAAGATTAATAGAATTTTAGTTTTGACACCAGCTATTGTGGCTCTGTGTATTGCACTTTTACCTACCTTGAAGTATCAGCTCCCACTTAGCTGGGATGTTTATTATCATATTCACATGGCTAAACTGTATTTTTACCAAGGCTTCACCTTTTGGGATGCTGTAACATATGCACCTTTTGGAAGACCAATTTACTATCCTCCTTTGTTCCATGTTTTACTTGTTTTGTTGGGACAGGTCTTTAATGGAGACTTTTTATTTGCAGCTAGGGTGATACAACCTTTATTAGCGTTTAGTGTGGTTTTTTCATTTACCTACCTGGCATACAGAGTATATGGATTGTCTGTTAGTTTCGTATCCGGGTTTCTAATTATCATGTCACTAGCTTTTCATCGGTTCATGCTTCCGATTCCAGAATCACTTGCTTTGATATTCTTTTCATTATCCCTATGCTGTTACTATTTATCTTTACAAAGTGTAGGGGTTAAGTATGGAGTCACTGCCGGAATATTAGCAGGAATGGCTCTTCTAACTCATCCTTCTTCTGCGCTTATCCTAATAATGGTTGTTTCAGCATATAGCCTACTGCTCAAACTTTCAAGAAACGCAGAAAAGGATTACAACCTTACTAATTTCTGGTATTTTATTTTATCTGCTTTATTGATCGCTGCTCCATGGTGGGCGCCCCTTTTATTGAATTATGGATATATTGCAAATTTCCCCACTGTTATAACACCTATTTCTGATTATCCGAGGCTTTTTGGAATAATATCTTTAATATTTGCATTGTGGGGGGTGTATATTTTAATCAAAAGGAGAAACAAAGGCGATCTACTTGTTTTAATCTGGTTAATATCTCTTCTGGCATTGAGTCAGATTTATCTACTTGGAATTAATATATTAAATGATCGTATTTTAAATTTTGCAGTTTTGCCAATGGTTTTAACAGCATCACTGGGTATAAATTATTTCAAAAAGAAAAATCGGCTGGTTTTCAATGTTTTGACTTTGTTTATAATTGTCTTGGCTGTTTTATTTGGGTTTTTAGCTGCAGACAACTCTAAACCCTACCCTTCACCTTCTCAAATAGAGATGAGTCATTGGTTTGAAAACAATGGTGATGGTACCAGTGTGATAATGGCAAATGATTCAGCACTGGAACCGGTTATCCTAGCTTTTTCAGGACAACCAGTCGCAGGTGGAGGTTACGGGGCAGCAAAAATCAAAGAACTGGATAGGCAGAAATACATGAAATTCCAATACACTTGGGAAGATCTGAAAAAGGATCGAGTGGGTTATCTTATTTTGAATCATCATCAGAAAAGCCCTCCCTATTCCGAGTTGGTATACCAGAACCAAGACTATAAAATATTCCGTATAAAAAACAATTAG
- the glmM gene encoding phosphoglucosamine mutase, translating into MKKLFGTFGVRRIANKELTPEFASKLAAAYGTLVKGWVAVGGDPRTSTPLIKHAVVAGLLSSGCNVVDLGILPTPAVQYAVRNYYDGGVIITASHNPPQYNGIKFVDEDGIGIAEDMELEIEDMFFEENPERVSYDAIGEVTTNEGLIDEYIDEVIQRVDHDAIRKAKLKVIVDCGSGAACFTTPYILRKLGCEVTTLNCQPDGFFPGRNPEPTEDNLQELIKTVKATGADLGIAHDGDADRTICIDEKGSFVMGDKTFALVEKQLLQENQGGIIVTTVATSTAIYDIAEEFGGKVTATRVGDLLVARELKESDGLFGGEENGGLIFPDFVYGRDAALSTAKIVEIMALTKKPLSHLVAELPAYQSVKMKVECPDDRKQDVMDKIAADTQEYEVDTTDGVKIFRKEGWIIIRPSGTEPIFRCFAEAKNKNDATKMAEWGISLVKKHLEN; encoded by the coding sequence ATGAAAAAATTATTCGGAACCTTTGGGGTTAGGAGAATTGCCAATAAAGAATTAACACCAGAATTTGCATCAAAATTGGCTGCAGCTTACGGTACGCTGGTGAAAGGATGGGTAGCTGTAGGTGGAGATCCCCGTACATCAACTCCCCTCATTAAACATGCAGTGGTAGCAGGACTCCTTTCATCAGGATGTAATGTGGTTGATCTGGGAATTCTACCCACCCCTGCAGTACAATACGCAGTGAGGAACTATTATGATGGTGGGGTGATCATCACTGCTTCCCACAACCCACCACAGTACAATGGGATCAAATTCGTTGATGAAGATGGAATTGGAATAGCTGAAGACATGGAACTGGAGATAGAGGACATGTTCTTTGAAGAAAACCCTGAACGGGTTTCCTATGATGCAATTGGAGAAGTCACCACTAACGAGGGTCTAATTGATGAATATATAGACGAAGTGATACAGCGAGTGGATCATGATGCCATAAGAAAGGCAAAACTGAAGGTTATTGTGGATTGTGGAAGCGGAGCTGCCTGTTTCACCACGCCATACATACTGCGAAAACTGGGATGTGAAGTAACCACCCTAAACTGCCAGCCTGATGGATTTTTCCCAGGAAGAAACCCAGAACCAACTGAAGACAACCTTCAGGAGCTCATAAAAACTGTGAAAGCCACCGGTGCTGACTTGGGGATTGCTCATGATGGTGATGCAGACCGAACCATCTGCATAGATGAGAAGGGAAGCTTTGTGATGGGAGATAAAACCTTCGCCCTGGTGGAAAAACAGTTACTCCAGGAAAACCAGGGAGGAATTATTGTAACCACGGTGGCCACATCAACTGCCATTTATGACATAGCTGAAGAATTCGGGGGAAAAGTAACGGCAACCAGGGTAGGTGACCTCTTGGTAGCAAGGGAACTGAAGGAAAGTGACGGTTTATTTGGTGGAGAAGAGAATGGGGGATTAATTTTCCCTGATTTTGTTTATGGTAGGGATGCAGCCCTTTCAACTGCAAAAATAGTTGAGATCATGGCTTTAACTAAAAAACCACTCTCCCATTTGGTGGCAGAACTCCCAGCCTACCAGTCGGTGAAGATGAAGGTGGAGTGTCCTGATGACCGTAAACAGGATGTCATGGATAAAATCGCTGCAGACACCCAGGAATATGAGGTTGACACTACAGATGGGGTCAAAATCTTCCGAAAAGAAGGATGGATTATAATACGTCCATCAGGAACCGAACCAATCTTTCGATGCTTTGCTGAAGCTAAAAATAAGAATGATGCCACAAAAATGGCAGAATGGGGTATATCTCTGGTTAAAAAGCATTTAGAAAACTAA